The following coding sequences lie in one Terriglobia bacterium genomic window:
- a CDS encoding putative glycoside hydrolase: MSRSSGLAISVISLLLLAGIMLSAGAWTPNHGLAHPKTTATAVSTPTPPPKIDSAAVAPAGTVLHVVAKGESVPVVVHKYLAQSSFMTRAELEAALRERNTGIKGIALKPGATLIIPGMEGAITQQPVPVVRGYEVRAIYLTGIMAGSVNGMNLIQRWRAAGGNAVVFDVKDSDGIVNIPFQHPLNTGGPRPYIPNLPKFTRWLHQQGMHAIARIAIFRDEKLVTLHPELAVQSRSRGGAWRENGKLVWTDPSKPEVQQFNIALARQAALDGVDEVQFDYVRFPAEGDQRDASFYFETHPLRHATKGADGKPIAAEPTRRSDVLTDFLAKAYAELHPMKALFSLDVFGVMAWQRPIDLAHTGQDIAQMAKHCDVLSPMIYPSHFFGMDGYKIPGDAPEHFISESMERFKKVTDGTGVVLRPWLQAFGWKTPSYSPQYVETQVKVAKENGGIGFLFWNARNDYSKPFSAMPAMKQNPKFFRGDELPKMKREQEKAAAEKPGAPVAVRS; encoded by the coding sequence ATGTCCAGGTCGTCCGGCCTCGCTATCAGCGTCATCAGCCTCTTGTTGCTTGCTGGCATCATGTTATCCGCCGGAGCGTGGACTCCGAACCACGGATTAGCGCATCCGAAAACGACTGCCACGGCAGTCTCGACGCCCACGCCGCCGCCCAAGATCGACTCCGCGGCGGTTGCGCCGGCGGGAACGGTGCTGCACGTCGTCGCCAAGGGTGAAAGTGTGCCCGTAGTGGTGCACAAATACCTGGCCCAGAGCTCGTTTATGACGCGCGCCGAACTGGAAGCGGCGCTGCGGGAGAGGAACACCGGCATCAAGGGCATCGCCCTCAAGCCCGGCGCGACGCTGATTATCCCCGGGATGGAGGGGGCAATCACGCAGCAGCCGGTGCCGGTGGTGCGCGGTTACGAGGTGCGCGCGATTTACCTGACCGGCATCATGGCGGGCAGCGTCAACGGCATGAACCTGATCCAGCGCTGGCGCGCGGCGGGCGGCAACGCGGTCGTGTTCGACGTCAAGGACAGCGACGGCATCGTCAACATCCCTTTCCAGCACCCGCTGAACACCGGAGGGCCGCGCCCGTACATCCCCAATCTCCCGAAATTCACCCGCTGGCTGCACCAGCAGGGCATGCACGCGATTGCTCGTATTGCGATATTTCGCGACGAGAAGCTGGTGACCTTACATCCGGAACTGGCGGTGCAATCGCGCTCGCGCGGAGGGGCGTGGCGCGAGAACGGCAAGCTGGTCTGGACCGACCCCTCCAAGCCGGAGGTGCAGCAGTTCAACATCGCGCTGGCGCGGCAGGCTGCGCTCGACGGGGTGGACGAGGTACAGTTTGACTACGTGCGCTTCCCTGCCGAGGGCGACCAGAGAGACGCCAGTTTCTACTTCGAGACTCATCCCTTGCGCCACGCCACCAAGGGAGCGGACGGCAAACCGATAGCGGCCGAGCCGACGCGCCGCAGCGACGTCCTGACCGATTTCCTGGCGAAGGCCTATGCCGAACTGCACCCGATGAAGGCGCTGTTCTCGCTCGACGTGTTCGGCGTCATGGCCTGGCAGCGGCCGATTGACCTGGCGCACACCGGCCAGGACATCGCGCAGATGGCGAAGCATTGCGACGTGCTCTCGCCCATGATCTACCCCTCGCACTTCTTCGGCATGGACGGCTACAAGATCCCGGGCGACGCGCCCGAGCATTTCATCTCGGAATCCATGGAGCGCTTCAAGAAGGTCACCGACGGCACCGGTGTGGTGCTGCGTCCGTGGTTGCAGGCGTTCGGCTGGAAGACGCCGAGTTATTCGCCGCAGTACGTCGAGACGCAAGTCAAGGTGGCCAAGGAAAACGGCGGCATCGGTTTTCTGTTCTGGAACGCGCGCAACGATTACAGCAAGCCCTTCTCCGCCATGCCCGCGATGAAGCAGAATCCGAAGTTCTTCCGCGGCGACGAACTGCCCAAGATGAAACGAGAGCAGGAAAAGGCGGCAGCGGAGAAGCCCGGGGCCCCGGTAGCAGTCAGAAGCTGA
- a CDS encoding M48 family metalloprotease: protein MRHLSPFSRPLAVLLVFVLACPAWMLAGVSAEPSLPDPGLAAPRDQQIQLGQKAVAEVYKQMPILPDSSPVTLYVRSLGHKLQRVIPEEYNWPYQFHVVQQSDINAFALPGGPVFVNLGTVLAADNEAELAGVLAHEMSHVYMQHSIKGMRKQGTTQAAGQILGGLLGAVLGGAAGALANLGAQLGAGVISMKYSRADEAQADAVGAIIMWKAGYNPLRLAQFFQKLEQRSGGAGSGPQFLSDHPDPGNRVQAVQSEIRSWPSRQYHDDTPQFVQARQEARSIRAYSAQQIQQMAQSGQTHNVSDPDGVPTGPSGASESANSSDVMPSSSFQQFQGAFSIEHPSNWQVMQDQQSGGVTIAPQAGVSQNGIAYGAVVGPFQPQNANDLNDATLRLIATLQQQNPGLRQAGKLQNIRVNGVAGKSVDLLGQSPLPGPDGQPLPEHDWLVTLPYGNGAAISLVFVAPEKDFPRLRPTYEHMLKTFHLNQ from the coding sequence GTGAGACATTTGTCCCCGTTTTCGCGCCCCCTCGCTGTCCTGCTGGTTTTCGTGCTGGCATGTCCAGCATGGATGTTGGCGGGGGTGAGCGCCGAGCCCAGTCTGCCCGACCCCGGCCTGGCTGCGCCTCGGGATCAGCAGATCCAACTCGGCCAGAAAGCGGTCGCCGAGGTCTACAAGCAAATGCCCATCCTGCCCGACTCCAGCCCGGTCACGCTCTACGTGCGGTCGCTCGGTCACAAGCTCCAGCGTGTCATTCCCGAGGAATATAACTGGCCCTATCAGTTCCACGTCGTACAGCAAAGCGATATCAACGCCTTTGCCTTGCCCGGCGGGCCCGTTTTCGTCAACCTCGGCACCGTCCTCGCCGCCGACAATGAGGCCGAACTCGCCGGCGTTCTCGCCCACGAGATGTCGCACGTCTACATGCAGCACTCCATCAAGGGCATGCGGAAGCAGGGAACGACGCAGGCTGCCGGACAGATTCTCGGCGGCCTTCTCGGCGCCGTTCTGGGCGGCGCCGCGGGAGCGCTTGCCAACCTCGGTGCCCAACTCGGCGCCGGCGTCATCAGCATGAAGTACTCGCGTGCTGACGAAGCCCAGGCTGACGCTGTCGGCGCCATCATCATGTGGAAGGCCGGGTACAACCCGCTCCGGCTGGCGCAGTTCTTCCAGAAGCTGGAACAGCGGAGTGGCGGTGCTGGCAGCGGGCCGCAGTTTTTGAGCGACCACCCCGATCCCGGCAACCGCGTGCAGGCGGTGCAGAGCGAAATCAGGAGTTGGCCGTCGCGCCAGTATCACGACGACACTCCGCAGTTCGTTCAAGCCCGCCAGGAAGCGCGCAGCATCCGCGCTTACAGCGCGCAGCAGATCCAGCAGATGGCGCAGAGCGGCCAGACCCACAACGTCAGCGATCCCGACGGCGTTCCGACCGGACCGTCCGGCGCCAGCGAATCCGCCAACTCATCGGATGTCATGCCCAGCTCCAGCTTCCAGCAATTCCAGGGTGCATTCTCGATCGAGCATCCCAGCAATTGGCAGGTCATGCAGGACCAGCAGTCCGGCGGGGTCACTATCGCGCCCCAGGCTGGCGTCTCGCAAAACGGAATTGCCTACGGCGCGGTCGTCGGGCCGTTCCAGCCGCAGAACGCCAACGACCTGAATGATGCCACCCTGCGGTTGATCGCCACCCTGCAGCAGCAGAATCCCGGCCTGCGCCAGGCGGGGAAACTGCAGAACATCCGCGTCAACGGCGTCGCCGGAAAATCGGTTGACCTGCTCGGGCAATCGCCTCTTCCCGGCCCTGATGGCCAGCCACTGCCGGAGCACGACTGGCTGGTGACCCTGCCCTACGGCAACGGCGCTGCCATCTCGCTGGTGTTTGTTGCCCCGGAAAAGGACTTCCCCCGCCTGCGCCCCACCTACGAGCACATGCTGAAGACATTTCATCTCAACCAATAG
- a CDS encoding DCC1-like thiol-disulfide oxidoreductase family protein, with amino-acid sequence MRTTAVILYDGVCGLCNRLVSFVLQHDRCGVFRFASLQSPRARDLLDRHGIRTVPMATVYVVADFALPTEHVLAKSSAALYIFSRLGGVWGLTGAARVVPARVRDSVYEAIARRRYRIFGRYDACPLPDARYRNRFIDSGD; translated from the coding sequence ATGAGGACGACAGCCGTGATTCTGTATGACGGCGTCTGCGGGCTGTGCAACCGGTTGGTGAGCTTCGTGCTGCAGCATGACCGTTGTGGCGTGTTCCGGTTTGCGTCACTGCAAAGCCCGAGGGCGAGGGACTTGCTTGATCGACACGGGATCAGAACCGTACCAATGGCCACGGTTTATGTCGTCGCCGACTTCGCACTGCCCACGGAACACGTGTTAGCGAAATCCAGCGCCGCGCTGTACATATTTTCGCGGCTCGGCGGAGTATGGGGGCTCACCGGTGCGGCGCGCGTAGTGCCCGCGAGGGTGCGAGACTCGGTGTACGAGGCGATCGCGCGACGGCGCTACCGGATTTTTGGGAGGTACGATGCTTGCCCGCTGCCCGATGCGAGATATCGAAACAGGTTCATTGACAGCGGGGATTAG
- a CDS encoding MarR family transcriptional regulator, whose product MGTRWGINRTVAQIHALLYLSPAPLTAEEIAETLSVARSNVSTSVRELEAWGLVRPVHVLGDRREHYESMKDVWEMFRIITEQRKKKEIDPTIDVLRQCIGELDRNNEGDAYTRARLQEMYEFFEGMTGAYDEVRQIPAGALRGMLKTRGKIRKLLRLKPSK is encoded by the coding sequence ATGGGCACGCGCTGGGGAATCAACCGCACGGTGGCGCAGATTCACGCCCTGCTCTACCTGTCGCCGGCTCCGCTGACTGCCGAGGAAATCGCCGAGACCCTGAGCGTGGCGCGCTCCAATGTCAGCACCAGCGTGCGCGAACTGGAAGCCTGGGGACTGGTGCGCCCGGTGCACGTGCTGGGCGACCGGCGCGAGCACTACGAATCCATGAAAGACGTATGGGAAATGTTCCGGATCATTACCGAGCAACGGAAAAAGAAGGAGATCGATCCGACGATTGACGTGCTCCGGCAATGCATCGGCGAATTGGACCGGAACAACGAAGGGGACGCCTACACGCGGGCGCGGCTGCAGGAGATGTACGAGTTCTTCGAGGGGATGACGGGAGCCTACGACGAGGTAAGGCAGATTCCGGCTGGCGCGCTGCGCGGGATGCTGAAAACGCGCGGGAAGATCCGGAAACTGCTGCGCCTGAAGCCGTCGAAGTAA
- a CDS encoding gliding-motility protein MglA: MSFINFAAREINCKIVYYGAGLGGKTTNLQYIFDKTSEKQKGKMISLATESDRTLFFDFLPLDLGTVRGFKTRFHLYTVPGQVFYDASRKLILRGVDGVVFVADSQEERLDANVEALENLQENMQEHGYDFTKIPYVLQLNKRDLPNALPVDQLRKQLAKRSEPVFEAIAFQGVGVFDTLKEVAKQVLIELKKG, encoded by the coding sequence TTGAGTTTCATCAATTTTGCAGCGCGCGAGATCAACTGCAAGATCGTCTATTACGGCGCCGGTTTGGGCGGCAAGACCACCAACCTGCAATACATCTTCGACAAGACCAGCGAAAAACAAAAGGGGAAGATGATTTCACTGGCAACGGAATCCGACCGCACCCTGTTCTTCGACTTCCTGCCGCTGGACCTGGGCACAGTGCGCGGGTTCAAGACGCGCTTCCACCTCTACACTGTGCCGGGACAGGTGTTCTACGACGCCAGCCGCAAATTGATCCTGCGGGGCGTGGACGGAGTGGTATTCGTGGCCGATTCGCAGGAAGAGCGCTTGGACGCCAACGTCGAGGCGCTGGAAAACCTCCAGGAAAACATGCAAGAGCACGGGTACGACTTCACGAAAATCCCGTACGTTCTGCAGTTGAACAAGCGCGATCTGCCCAACGCGCTACCCGTGGACCAGCTTAGAAAACAGTTGGCGAAGCGATCCGAGCCGGTGTTTGAGGCGATCGCGTTCCAGGGCGTGGGCGTGTTCGACACCCTGAAGGAAGTGGCGAAGCAAGTGCTGATCGAGCTGAAGAAGGGGTAG
- a CDS encoding VWA domain-containing protein codes for MITDGKGRNKTPGRLTLALSLALAASLVMAQQQPSNPPAGQPSIPDAPSASRPAEKFPTANETITAPPPAEITTAPPGSVPPAGGGRDELFKLVTNVNFVVVPVTVKDGSGHLVEGLSQQDFRVLEDGQEQKMTFFTSDPFPLTAAVVIDLGIPEVDFRKVRDTLPALVGAFGQFDEVGLYTFGTTVQKVQEFTATNNKLSQAMDRIRKKSTARSGGAPVVGGPFGSPAGTVNGRNIDPGVNPTPSYTGEREAKVLNDAVLQAALDLSRGNPTRRKVIFVVSDGTEYRSSASYGAVLKVLLTNQISVYAVGVGGAAIPGYGQAQKIHLPKTGYGDILPRYAVATGGEVFNQFSSSAIEQAYSRLTEEARNQYTIGYTTRATPSSQYRDIEVRVLRPGLKVTAKQGYYPLPPPRATP; via the coding sequence ATGATCACAGACGGTAAAGGTCGCAATAAAACTCCGGGACGGCTGACACTGGCGCTGAGTTTGGCACTGGCGGCGAGCCTGGTCATGGCGCAGCAACAGCCCAGCAACCCGCCGGCGGGGCAGCCGAGCATTCCGGACGCGCCCTCGGCAAGCCGTCCGGCGGAGAAATTCCCCACTGCCAACGAGACCATCACGGCGCCGCCTCCGGCGGAGATCACGACCGCGCCGCCGGGAAGCGTGCCACCCGCGGGCGGCGGGCGCGACGAGTTGTTCAAGCTGGTCACGAATGTGAATTTCGTGGTCGTGCCGGTGACTGTGAAGGACGGCAGCGGCCACCTGGTGGAGGGCCTGTCACAGCAGGATTTCCGGGTACTGGAGGATGGGCAAGAGCAGAAAATGACCTTCTTCACCAGCGATCCGTTTCCGCTGACGGCGGCGGTGGTGATCGATCTGGGCATACCCGAGGTCGATTTCCGCAAGGTGCGCGACACGCTGCCGGCGCTGGTGGGAGCGTTCGGGCAGTTCGACGAGGTGGGGCTGTACACCTTCGGGACCACGGTGCAGAAGGTGCAGGAGTTCACCGCCACCAACAACAAGCTGAGCCAGGCGATGGACCGGATTCGCAAGAAGTCCACGGCCCGCAGCGGGGGAGCGCCGGTGGTGGGGGGGCCGTTCGGCTCTCCGGCGGGGACGGTCAACGGCCGGAACATCGATCCCGGAGTCAACCCGACTCCCAGCTATACGGGGGAACGGGAAGCCAAGGTGCTGAACGACGCCGTGCTCCAAGCGGCGCTGGACTTGTCGCGCGGCAACCCGACACGCCGCAAAGTGATTTTCGTAGTCAGCGACGGAACGGAGTACCGCTCCTCGGCGAGCTACGGCGCGGTGTTGAAGGTACTGCTGACCAACCAGATCTCGGTGTACGCGGTGGGCGTGGGCGGAGCCGCGATCCCGGGTTACGGACAGGCGCAGAAGATCCATCTCCCCAAGACGGGGTACGGAGATATCCTGCCGAGATACGCGGTGGCGACCGGGGGCGAGGTGTTCAACCAGTTCAGTTCGTCGGCGATCGAGCAGGCCTACAGCCGGTTGACGGAAGAAGCCCGCAACCAATACACCATCGGCTACACGACACGGGCTACGCCCTCAAGTCAGTACCGCGACATCGAGGTCAGGGTTCTTCGTCCGGGGTTGAAGGTAACGGCGAAGCAGGGATATTATCCGCTGCCACCGCCGCGGGCGACGCCTTGA
- a CDS encoding YndJ family protein yields MDRSLDSRWTLMWVKLGALCWLLQAVLYFAGYAPFGPIELWFLLAPLVVVPLGFELLDGDARGMRPPLGRALRVMQPVAALMAAASFWFPAGRLAGALGSGWLWVGAVAALMALVDLANGGWRSLERVVFVMARFDLALAAGWFLASRMGLTPMGFQEPIVLLTGMHFHYSGFATALIAGVTLHHWGERKGTRYGMVRWMVALIVFMPYLLAAGFVFSPLLKLTCASILAATLLGFAALQISAAANFRNGVARALLRTASGLLVAGMLLAVVYAIGDYTQKYWLIIPFMARIHGPLNGPGFVLLSLVGWVAEKAYRAQRFQELVHEIDRKSVRISAVRRLSS; encoded by the coding sequence ATGGACAGGAGTCTGGATTCCCGCTGGACCTTGATGTGGGTGAAGCTGGGCGCGCTCTGCTGGCTGCTACAGGCAGTTCTTTACTTCGCGGGGTACGCGCCGTTCGGTCCGATCGAGTTGTGGTTCCTGCTGGCGCCGCTGGTGGTGGTCCCGCTTGGCTTCGAGCTGCTGGACGGCGATGCGCGGGGAATGCGACCGCCGCTGGGCCGCGCGCTTCGTGTGATGCAGCCGGTGGCGGCGCTGATGGCTGCCGCCTCGTTTTGGTTCCCTGCCGGACGGTTGGCGGGCGCGCTCGGCTCGGGGTGGCTGTGGGTGGGGGCAGTTGCGGCCTTGATGGCGCTGGTTGACCTCGCCAATGGTGGATGGCGGTCGCTCGAACGTGTGGTGTTCGTGATGGCACGATTCGACCTGGCGCTTGCCGCCGGCTGGTTCCTCGCGTCGCGCATGGGATTGACACCGATGGGATTCCAGGAACCGATCGTTCTGCTGACCGGTATGCACTTTCATTATTCCGGATTCGCGACGGCGTTGATCGCAGGCGTTACGCTGCACCATTGGGGAGAGCGGAAAGGAACAAGGTACGGGATGGTGCGGTGGATGGTAGCGCTGATTGTGTTCATGCCTTACTTGCTGGCGGCCGGATTCGTGTTTTCGCCACTGTTGAAGCTGACATGCGCCTCGATTTTGGCGGCGACGCTGCTGGGGTTCGCGGCGCTGCAGATTTCCGCCGCCGCGAATTTCAGAAACGGGGTCGCGCGAGCCCTACTGAGGACCGCGTCCGGCCTGCTGGTCGCCGGCATGCTGCTGGCGGTCGTGTACGCCATCGGTGACTACACACAAAAATACTGGCTGATCATTCCATTCATGGCGCGCATCCACGGGCCGCTCAATGGACCAGGGTTCGTGCTGCTCAGCCTGGTTGGGTGGGTTGCCGAGAAGGCGTACCGGGCGCAACGCTTCCAGGAGTTGGTGCACGAAATTGATCGTAAGTCGGTTCGGATTTCGGCGGTGAGGAGGCTGTCGTCATGA
- a CDS encoding DUF3536 domain-containing protein — translation MERYVCVHCHFYQPPRENPWLAAIESQDSASPYHDWNERIAAECYAPNSASRILDGQGRIAKITNNYSRISFNFAPTLLSWLEEKAPWTYEQILAADRQSRELFSGHGAAMAQAYNHLILPLASPRDKYTQVLWGMRDFQHRFGRDPEGMWLPETAVDVETLECLAALGIKFTILAPHQAQRWRSRPWDEWTNLDGGAIDPTRAYQCNLPSGRAISLFFYDGPIAHAVAFEKLLFNGENFARRLLTGFNDGRNWPQLLHIATDGETYGHHHARGDMALAYALDYIERHRLARLTNYGEYLAQHPPTQEVAIVEKTSWSCVHGVSRWEADCGCNSGTTSWNQQWRRPLRDALNWLRDHLAPLYYLQAQPLLLDPWAARDDYIRVVLDRSPWNVDDFLARHGFPGLSREQQVRALKLLEMQRHLMLMFTSCGWFFDELTGLETVQSLQYAGRALQLAQDLLAVDPEEEFLRRLEQAWSNIPGFGNGRQVYERFVRPAMLNLVEVGAHYAISSLFDGYRGRSYAYCYSVDLLESRVLESGKARLAIGRAEISSRLTREQMTVTFGVLHFGDHNLTAGVRPFSGEDSFRALTGTATRAFKSADLHECLRVLDHHFPGATFSLKSLFRDERRRIVSQIVNSTLGEAESVYRQVYDQHAQLMCFLSELHMPLPGILRVTSDFVLDRAVRRALTDRDVDLERIRTLVETASRDNVQLDVPALQFALRERLNALVDQWALKPADRDLLETVAAVVSLARVLPFEVDLWKVQNVYYRLLQGISADALARDTSPAWLEHFQQLGECLGVIVPDTAFLCPRLPGQVDAAPVRDDACRSMIGLSTAAHRRYRQSQSL, via the coding sequence ATGGAGCGTTACGTCTGTGTTCATTGCCACTTCTACCAGCCACCGCGCGAAAACCCGTGGTTGGCGGCGATCGAGTCGCAGGATTCCGCCTCTCCCTACCACGACTGGAACGAGCGCATCGCCGCCGAGTGCTACGCGCCCAACAGCGCCTCGCGCATTCTCGACGGGCAGGGACGGATCGCAAAAATCACCAACAACTATTCGCGCATCAGTTTCAACTTCGCTCCTACGCTGCTTTCCTGGCTGGAAGAGAAGGCGCCGTGGACCTACGAGCAGATTCTCGCCGCCGATCGTCAAAGCCGGGAATTGTTTTCCGGGCATGGCGCCGCCATGGCGCAAGCCTACAACCACCTGATCCTGCCGCTGGCCAGCCCGCGCGACAAATACACCCAAGTCCTTTGGGGCATGCGCGACTTTCAGCACCGCTTCGGGCGCGATCCGGAAGGCATGTGGCTGCCGGAGACGGCCGTGGACGTCGAAACCCTGGAGTGCCTAGCCGCGCTCGGGATTAAGTTCACCATCCTGGCGCCGCATCAGGCGCAGCGCTGGCGCAGCCGGCCCTGGGACGAATGGACCAACCTTGATGGCGGGGCCATCGATCCCACGCGCGCCTATCAATGCAACCTGCCCTCCGGCCGGGCCATCAGCCTGTTTTTCTACGATGGCCCCATCGCGCACGCCGTCGCCTTCGAAAAACTACTCTTCAATGGCGAGAATTTCGCGCGCCGCTTGCTCACTGGCTTCAATGACGGGCGGAACTGGCCGCAGCTGCTGCACATCGCCACCGATGGCGAGACCTACGGTCATCATCATGCGCGCGGCGACATGGCTCTGGCCTACGCGCTCGATTACATCGAACGCCATCGCCTAGCCCGCCTGACCAATTACGGCGAATATCTCGCTCAGCATCCTCCCACCCAGGAAGTGGCAATCGTGGAGAAGACGTCCTGGAGTTGCGTGCACGGCGTCAGCCGCTGGGAAGCCGACTGCGGCTGCAATTCCGGCACTACTTCCTGGAACCAGCAGTGGCGCCGTCCCCTGCGCGACGCGCTGAACTGGCTGCGCGACCATTTGGCGCCCCTCTACTATTTGCAGGCGCAGCCGCTCTTGCTCGACCCCTGGGCCGCGCGCGATGACTACATCCGCGTCGTGCTCGATCGTTCTCCCTGGAATGTCGATGATTTTCTGGCCCGGCACGGCTTTCCCGGGCTGTCCCGCGAACAGCAGGTACGCGCTCTGAAGCTGCTGGAAATGCAGCGCCACCTCATGCTGATGTTCACCAGTTGCGGCTGGTTCTTCGACGAGCTGACCGGCCTGGAGACGGTACAGTCGCTGCAATACGCCGGCCGCGCCCTGCAGCTCGCCCAGGATCTGCTGGCCGTCGATCCCGAGGAAGAATTTCTCCGCCGCCTGGAGCAGGCTTGGAGCAACATCCCCGGTTTCGGCAACGGCCGCCAGGTTTACGAACGCTTCGTTCGCCCGGCTATGCTTAACTTGGTGGAAGTGGGCGCGCACTACGCCATCAGTTCGCTCTTCGACGGTTATCGCGGGCGCAGCTACGCCTACTGCTACAGTGTGGATTTGCTGGAATCGCGTGTGTTGGAGTCGGGCAAGGCCAGGCTCGCCATCGGCCGCGCCGAGATCAGTTCACGACTCACCCGCGAGCAGATGACGGTCACCTTCGGGGTGCTCCATTTCGGCGATCACAACCTCACGGCCGGTGTTCGCCCCTTCTCCGGCGAGGACTCATTCCGTGCCCTGACCGGAACCGCCACGCGCGCCTTCAAGTCGGCCGATCTCCACGAATGCCTGCGCGTCCTCGACCACCATTTTCCGGGCGCTACCTTTTCGTTGAAATCGCTGTTCCGTGATGAGCGGCGCCGTATCGTCTCGCAAATCGTGAACTCGACCCTCGGAGAGGCCGAGTCCGTGTACCGCCAGGTTTACGACCAGCATGCCCAGTTGATGTGCTTCCTTTCGGAACTGCACATGCCGCTACCCGGCATCCTGCGGGTGACCAGCGACTTCGTGCTGGACCGCGCGGTGCGGCGCGCCCTGACCGATCGCGATGTCGACCTGGAGCGCATCCGCACTCTCGTCGAGACCGCTTCGCGCGATAACGTCCAGCTCGATGTCCCGGCGCTGCAGTTCGCCTTGCGCGAACGCCTGAACGCGCTCGTGGACCAGTGGGCGCTGAAGCCCGCCGATCGCGATCTGCTGGAGACGGTGGCCGCCGTCGTTTCCCTGGCCCGCGTCCTGCCCTTCGAGGTGGACTTGTGGAAGGTGCAGAATGTTTACTACCGCCTGTTGCAGGGAATCTCCGCCGATGCCCTCGCACGCGACACCTCCCCTGCGTGGCTGGAACACTTCCAGCAGCTCGGTGAATGCCTGGGAGTTATCGTGCCCGACACGGCATTTCTCTGCCCGCGTCTGCCCGGCCAAGTGGACGCGGCTCCCGTGCGCGATGATGCTTGCCGCAGCATGATCGGCTTGTCCACCGCCGCTCACCGCCGCTACCGCCAATCCCAAAGCCTCTGA
- a CDS encoding AAA family ATPase yields MKTGINATLDPNRRGGDALDFENALRRKIVGQDAAVDRVAEIYQMFLAGLNPPGRPMGNLLFLGPTGSGKTRVAESVAEALFGDARACIKIDCAEFQHSHEIAKLVGSPPGYLGHRETHPLLTQEALNQWQTEKLKLSLLLFDEIEKASDALWQLLLGILDKATLTLGDNRRVDFSSCIIMMTSNLGAGEMNELMLGGMGFAPKPIAIDNKFDERINRSAVEAARRKFSPEFMNRIDKVVVFKTLRPEHLERILEIELGMVQQRILQSTGNNQFVFSCTSKVKQFVLREGADPKYGARHLKRAIERHVVFPLANLVATGQIKLGDFVRIDMNPDGRMVFVKEAEGALVPVLLEKYGPEFVTPTAARATRAAARREMGAPSLGDK; encoded by the coding sequence ATGAAGACCGGCATTAATGCAACACTGGATCCGAACCGCCGCGGTGGCGACGCGCTGGATTTCGAAAATGCTCTCCGCCGCAAAATCGTGGGACAAGATGCCGCCGTCGACCGGGTCGCCGAAATTTACCAGATGTTTCTCGCCGGCCTGAACCCGCCGGGACGTCCGATGGGAAACCTGCTCTTCCTGGGCCCGACCGGTTCGGGCAAGACGCGTGTGGCGGAGTCGGTGGCGGAAGCCCTCTTCGGAGACGCGCGCGCCTGTATCAAGATTGACTGCGCCGAGTTCCAGCACTCTCACGAAATCGCAAAACTGGTCGGATCTCCCCCGGGATACCTCGGCCATCGCGAGACGCATCCGCTGCTCACCCAGGAAGCGCTCAACCAGTGGCAGACCGAAAAGCTGAAGCTCTCGCTGCTGCTGTTCGACGAAATCGAGAAGGCTTCCGACGCGCTCTGGCAATTGCTGCTCGGCATCCTCGACAAGGCCACGCTCACTCTGGGCGATAACCGGCGCGTGGATTTTTCCAGCTGCATCATTATGATGACCTCCAACCTCGGCGCCGGCGAAATGAACGAGCTCATGCTGGGCGGCATGGGGTTCGCGCCGAAGCCGATTGCCATCGACAATAAGTTCGACGAGAGGATCAACCGCAGCGCGGTGGAAGCGGCGCGGCGTAAGTTCTCCCCCGAGTTCATGAACCGCATTGACAAGGTGGTGGTCTTCAAAACTCTGCGTCCAGAGCACCTGGAGCGCATCCTGGAGATCGAACTCGGCATGGTGCAGCAGCGCATTCTGCAGTCCACGGGCAACAATCAGTTCGTCTTCTCCTGCACCTCCAAGGTGAAGCAGTTCGTGTTGCGCGAGGGTGCCGACCCGAAGTACGGCGCGCGCCATCTGAAGCGCGCTATCGAGCGCCATGTCGTGTTCCCGCTGGCCAACTTGGTCGCCACCGGCCAGATCAAGCTCGGCGACTTCGTGCGCATTGACATGAACCCCGACGGCCGCATGGTCTTCGTCAAGGAAGCCGAGGGCGCGCTGGTGCCGGTGCTGTTGGAGAAGTACGGCCCCGAGTTTGTCACCCCGACCGCCGCGCGCGCCACCCGCGCCGCAGCGCGCCGTGAAATGGGCGCTCCCTCCCTGGGCGATAAATAA